Proteins found in one Candidatus Bathyarchaeota archaeon genomic segment:
- a CDS encoding helix-turn-helix domain-containing protein encodes MKILKLIYGLGSLNVSDVARRLGLNYASTAEHLRVLEAEGILQVRTYGRVRMYRFSEGSLKGRAVADLIEAWEAQ; translated from the coding sequence GTGAAGATTCTGAAGTTAATATATGGTTTGGGTTCGTTAAATGTTTCGGATGTTGCGCGGCGGCTTGGGTTGAATTATGCTTCGACTGCTGAACACCTTCGGGTTTTAGAGGCTGAGGGAATTTTGCAGGTACGTACATACGGACGTGTTAGAATGTATCGTTTTTCTGAGGGTTCGCTTAAGGGGCGGGCGGTTGCGGATTTGATCGAGGCTTGGGAAGCGCAATAG